One Silene latifolia isolate original U9 population chromosome 4, ASM4854445v1, whole genome shotgun sequence DNA segment encodes these proteins:
- the LOC141653757 gene encoding ATP-dependent zinc metalloprotease FTSH 12, chloroplastic-like isoform X2, translated as MLPIPIPIPIPILGINFPPPSPVLPNYFVPSLIALALSFSIGINGITGRVKKGMWRKTMPKGLKMKKFIQGPNGTMIHDTFYVGEDAWNDDTERPLENIKGIISGNSSLSEQDKKAVETEIGVSAQEQELHGSWRERLHAWAQILEKEKLREQMSSLNAKYAVEFDMKEVENSLRKDVEEKARDAQGARALWISKRWWRYRPKLPYTYFLQKLDTSEVAAIVFTEDLKRLYVTMKEGFPLEYVVDIPLDPYLFETISNSGVEVDLLQKRQIHYFMKVLIALLPGILILWFMRESLMLLHITSSRFLYKKYNQLFDMAYSENFILPVGEDVETKSMYKEVILGGDVWDLLDEIMIYISNPMQFYEKRVQFVRGVLLSGPPGTGKTLFARTLAKESGLPFVFASGAEFTDSERSGAAKINELFSAARRNAPSFVFIDEIDAIAGRHAKNDPRRRATYEALISQLDGEKVKTGVDRFSLRQAVIFICATNRPDELDVEFVQAGRIDRRLHIGLPDAKQRVQIFGVHSAGKQLAEDVDFGKLVFRTVGYSGADIRNLVNEAGIMSVRKGHPKISHQDIIDVLDKQLLEGMGVLLTEEEQQKCEQSVSLEKKRLLAVHEAGHIVLAHLFPKFDWHAFSQLLPGGKETAISVFYPREDMVDQGYTTFGYLMMQMVVAHGGRCAERIVFGDDVTDGGKDDLEKITKIAREMVISPRNAKLGLIELTRKIGMQDRPDNPDGELINYRWDDPHVIPAEMTLEVSELFTRELTRFIEETEELATKALEENKHILDVVSTELLEKSRITGLDVKDKIQTLSPIMFEDFIQPFQIDLDKEDPLPHNDKLRYQPLDIYPAPLHRC; from the exons ATgcttccaattccaattccaattccaattccaattcttgGGATAAACTTTCCACCTCCTTCACCCGTACTACCCAACTATTTCGTTCCGAGTTTAATCGCCTTAGCTTTGAGTTTCTCAATTGGAATAAATGGGATAACTGGAAG GGTAAAGAAGGGCATGTGGAGAAAGACCATGCCTAAAGGACTGAAAATGAAGAAATTTATCCAAGGACCAAATGGCACTATGATTCATGACACTTTTTATGTTGGTGAAGATGCATGGAATGATGACACGGAACGCCCACTGGAAAACATCAAAGGAATTATCAGTGGCAATTCAAGTTTGAGTGAACAAGACAAGAAGGCTGTGGAAACGGAGATTGGGGTTTCAG CTCAAGAGCAGGAGCTTCATGGATCATGGCGTGAAAGGCTCCATGCATGGGCACAAATTCTGGAAAAGGAGAAGTTGCGTGAGCAGATGAGCTCCTTGAACGCTAAATATGCGGTCGAATTTGACATGAAAGAAGTTGAGAACAGTCTCCGGAAAGATGTGGAGGAAAAGGCAAGAGATGCACAAGGAGCAAGGGCTTTGTGGATCTCGAAACGTTGGTGGCGCTACAGGCCTAAACTGCCATACACCTACTTTCTCCAAAAACTTGATACCTCAGAG GTTGCAGCTATCGTCTTTACTGAAGATCTGAAGAGGTTGTATGTGACTATGAAGGAAGGTTTTCCTCTGGAATATGTT GTTGATATTCCGCTTGATCCATACTTGTTCGAGACAATTTCTAATTCTGGCGTTGAAGTGGATCTTCTTCAAAAACGACAAATCCATTATTTTATGAAAGTTTTGATTGCCTTACTACCGGGAATTCTTATTCTGTGGTTTATGAGGGAGTCCTTGATGCTTCTGCATATTACGTCCAGCCGTTTTCTGTATAAGAAGTATAACCAACTCTTTGACATGGCATATtcagagaacttcattttg CCTGTTGGGGAAGACGTTGAAACAAAGTCAATGTACAAAGAAGTAATACTAGGTGGCGATGTTTGGGATCTTCTGGATGAAATAATGATTTACATTAGTAACCCCATGCAGTTTTATGAAAAAAGGGTGCAATTTGTGAGG GGTGTTCTTCTATCAGGACCCCCAGGCACTGGTAAAACACTGTTTGCCAGAACACTAGCAAAGGAAAGTGGTTTGCCATTTGTGTTTGCGTCTGGTGCTGAGTTTACTGATAGTGAGAGAAGTGGCGCTGCAAAGATCAATGAATTGTTCTCGGCTGCGCGCAGAAAT GCTCCGTCCTTTGTTTTTATAGACGAAATCGACGCGATTGCAGGAAGGCATGCTAAAAATGATCCACGAAGAAGAGCAACATATGAGGCATTGATTTCTCAGTTGGATGGGGA gaAAGTAAAGACTGGTGTTGATCGATTCTCACTTAGACAAGCAGTGATTTTTATCTGTGCAACTAATAGACCAGATGAATTAGATGTAGAATTTGTTCAAGCTGGACGTATAGATCGCCGTTTGCACATCGGATTGCCTGATGCAAAGCAGCGGGTGCAGATATTTGGGGTGCACAGCGCAGGGAAGCAGCTTGCTGAGGATGTTGACTTTGGGAAG CTTGTCTTCCGCACTGTTGGTTATTCTGGAGCAGATATCCGCAATCTTGTTAATGAAGCAGGAATCATGTCT GTAAGGAAAGGGCATCCTAAAATTTCTCATCAAGACATTATTGACGTCTTAGACAAGCAATTGCTCGAGGGTATGGGTGTACTGCTAACGGAGGAGGAGCAACAAAAATGTGAACAAAGT GTCTCACTTGAAAAGAAGAGATTGCTAGCTGTTCATGAAGCTGGTCATATTGTGTTAGCTCATTTGTTTCCAAAATTTGATTGGCATGCATTTTCTCAACTTCTGCCTGGAGGCAAG GAAACAGCTATTTCTGTCTTCTACCCAAGGGAAGACATGGTTGACCAAGGGTATACAACTTTTGGTTATTTGATGATGCAAATGGTTGTAGCACATGGGGGTCGTTGTGCAGAACGTATTGTTTTTGGCGACGATGTTACTGATGGAGGAAAAGACGACCTGGAAAAGATCACCAAG ATTGCCAGAGAGATGGTCATCAGCCCAAGAAATGCCAAGTTAGGACTTATAGAATTGACTAGAAAGATAGGGATGCAGGATCGGCCCGATAATCCTGATGGAGAATTGATAAATTACAGG TGGGACGACCCACATGTTATTCCTGCTGAAATGACGCTGGAAGTATCCGAACTATTCACCCGAGAATTAACAAGG TTCATTGAAGAAACAGAAGAATTGGCTACAAAAGCATTGGAGGAAAATAAGCATATTCTTGACGTGGTTTCCACTGAGCTGCTGGAAAAATCCAGGATCACAGGACTG GATGTTAAGGACAAAATTCAGACTCTCTCGCCAATAATGTTTGAAGATTTCATACAGCCATTCCAAATAGATCTAGATAAG GAAGATCCATTGCCTCACAATGACAAGCTACGATATCAACCACTAGACATATATCCTGCTCCACTTCACAGATGTTAG
- the LOC141653758 gene encoding uncharacterized protein At5g41620-like translates to MKTGKSICAAERKATKSSSPCFLLVAFKFCNNNKNNKRRRNGLDGPTCCTPVSSWMEVEEDTIIKPNSHSFGFFSPKLSARNLAFTLWEFHYYYPSPTTLPNMYLGVNNQRLRRRDDNKDDSFDHFRSRNSGFDPQSHATPDDHPASAGSLRRHIAASLMRHHQSAERNKHALQPLSPASYGSSLEMAPYNPAATPDSSIELRGRVGESSYSFKTSTELLKVLNRIWSLEEQHASNVSLVKGLKSELGHARAKIKELLREKQAKHHEIDHLMKKVSVKDHERIDAAVQSVRDELENERRLRKRSESLHRKLARELFEVKVALSTTVKEHEKEKQSSEVLEELCDRFAIGIREYARHVQTAKQKSDLGWTGLIDHDNLVLQMSESWLDERAHMKDRETQQQSVVDRLRHEIETFLASDTTLNNRDLNRSRIRHSLESIPEAGTAPQGSAFSDSHCAEVSKAGPSNHVVQEELALRVRRHGQGQGQGHCPSDLQNTPRELDHVIMKTGAETHPTEINMLQKSDIYDSMKEQRKKAYDEEGHGSNSKTVDKLINEILLSESGSLAPPEYESKETGLENSGIKRNASPIRQWMTSIASPNHRIPEASSGTQAVKDSSLKARLQEPKSKGQRSRLKILKSSS, encoded by the exons ATGAAAACAGGAAAAAGTATTTGTGCAGCAGAAAGAAAAGCAACAAAGTCATCATCTCCTTGTTTTTTATTGGTTGCCTTTAAAttttgtaataataataaaaataacaaaagaagaagaaatggttTAGATGGGCCCACATGTTGTACTCCAGTAAGCTCATGGATGGAAGTAGAGGAGGACACCATAATTAAACCCAACTCTCATTCTTTTGGTTTCTTTTCTCCTAAACTTTCTGCTAGAAACCTTGCTTTTACTCTTTGggaatttcactattattatccATCTCCTACTACTCTCCCTAACATGTATTTGGGTGTTAATAATCAAAGGCTTCGTCGTCGGGATGATAATAAAGATGACAGCTTTGATCATTTTCGCAGTCGAAATTCCGGTTTTGATCCTCAGAGTCATGCCACTCCTGATGATCAT CCTGCAAGTGCTGGCAGCCTAAGGAGACATATTGCAGCGTCCCTGATGCGGCATCATCAATCAGCTGAAAGGAATAAGCATGCTTTGCAACCTTTATCTCCTGCAAGCTATGGTAGTTCCTTGGAG ATGGCTCCGTATAACCCAGCAGCAACTCCAGACAGTTCTATTGAATTGAGGGGACGGGTTGGTGAGTCAAGCTACAGCTTTAAAACATCTACTGAACTGTTAAAGGTGTTAAATCGTATATGGAGCCTCGAAGAGCAGCATGCATCCAACGTGTCTCTGGTCAAAGGTTTGAAATCTGAGCTTGGTCATGCTCGTGCAAAGATCAAAGAGTTGCTTAGAGAGAAGCAAGCCAAACATCATGAGATTGATCACTTGATGAAAAAAGTATCAGTAAAAGATCACGAGAGGATTGATGCTGCTGTTCAATCCGTGAGGGATGAGTTGGAAAATGAGAGGAGATTAAGGAAACGATCTGAAAGCTTGCACAGGAAGTTGGCTAGAGAACTGTTTGAGGTTAAGGTTGCCTTATCCACGACCGTCAAAGAGCATGAAAAGGAGAAGCAATCAAGTGAGGTGTTGGAAGAACTCTGTGACCGGTTTGCAATAGGTATAAGAGAGTATGCAAGGCATGTTCAAACTGCCAAACAGAAATCTGACCTGGGGTGGACTGGTTTGATCGACCATGATAACCTGGTTCTACAAATGTCGGAATCTTGGCTAGATGAACGGGCACATATGAAAGATAGGGAAACTCAGCAACAATCGGTTGTTGACAGATTGAGACATGAAATCGAGACTTTTCTTGCCTCCGACACTACACTTAATAATAGGGATCTTAACAGGAGCCGTATAAGACATTCGTTAGAGTCTATTCCAGAGGCAGGGACCGCTCCTCAAGGTTCAGCTTTTTCTGATTCGCATTGTGCAGAGGTGAGCAAAGCGGGCCCGAGTAATCATGTAGTGCAGGAAGAGCTTGCTTTAAGGGTGAGGAGACATGGTCAAGGTCAAGGTCAAGGTCATTGTCCTAGTGATCTTCAAAACACACCTCGAGAACTTGATCATGTGATTATGAAAACTGGTGCGGAAACTCATCCAACTGAAATAAACATGCTGCAGAAATCTGATATATATGATTCCATGAAAGAGCAAAGAAAGAAAGCATATGACGAGGAAGGACATGGATCAAACTCAAAAACAGTTGATAAATTGATAAATGAAATACTACTTTCTGAAAGTGGGAGCTTGGCCCCTCCTGAGTATGAATCTAAGGAAACAGGTTTGGAAAATTCCGGGATTAAGAGGAATGCAAGCCCTATAAGACAGTGGATGACGAGCATAGCATCGCCTAACCATAGAATTCCGGAAGCTTCTTCCGGAACACAGGCAGTGAAAGATAGCTCGTTGAAGGCCAGGTTGCAGGAACCAAAATCAAAGGGGCAACGTTCACGATTGAAAATCCTGAAAAGTTCATCGTGA
- the LOC141653757 gene encoding ATP-dependent zinc metalloprotease FTSH 12, chloroplastic-like isoform X1, producing the protein MSSSVLMLLQCPSFCSPLLLPPSRHYNKSSRIPNRNRNNKPLFLPHASNSNSNSNSNSWDKLSTSFTRTTQLFRSEFNRLSFEFLNWNKWDNWKDIHTWEPKRLAALLLYIFAILLSFHKLYYAAFQAPRIAQDRKQLTDAYMEALIPLPTPHNLTKVKKGMWRKTMPKGLKMKKFIQGPNGTMIHDTFYVGEDAWNDDTERPLENIKGIISGNSSLSEQDKKAVETEIGVSAQEQELHGSWRERLHAWAQILEKEKLREQMSSLNAKYAVEFDMKEVENSLRKDVEEKARDAQGARALWISKRWWRYRPKLPYTYFLQKLDTSEVAAIVFTEDLKRLYVTMKEGFPLEYVVDIPLDPYLFETISNSGVEVDLLQKRQIHYFMKVLIALLPGILILWFMRESLMLLHITSSRFLYKKYNQLFDMAYSENFILPVGEDVETKSMYKEVILGGDVWDLLDEIMIYISNPMQFYEKRVQFVRGVLLSGPPGTGKTLFARTLAKESGLPFVFASGAEFTDSERSGAAKINELFSAARRNAPSFVFIDEIDAIAGRHAKNDPRRRATYEALISQLDGEKVKTGVDRFSLRQAVIFICATNRPDELDVEFVQAGRIDRRLHIGLPDAKQRVQIFGVHSAGKQLAEDVDFGKLVFRTVGYSGADIRNLVNEAGIMSVRKGHPKISHQDIIDVLDKQLLEGMGVLLTEEEQQKCEQSVSLEKKRLLAVHEAGHIVLAHLFPKFDWHAFSQLLPGGKETAISVFYPREDMVDQGYTTFGYLMMQMVVAHGGRCAERIVFGDDVTDGGKDDLEKITKIAREMVISPRNAKLGLIELTRKIGMQDRPDNPDGELINYRWDDPHVIPAEMTLEVSELFTRELTRFIEETEELATKALEENKHILDVVSTELLEKSRITGLDVKDKIQTLSPIMFEDFIQPFQIDLDKEDPLPHNDKLRYQPLDIYPAPLHRC; encoded by the exons ATGTCCTCCTCAGTATTAATGTTACTGCAATGTCCCTCTTTCTGTTCACCATTATTACTACCACCAAGCCGCCATTACAACAAATCCTCCAGGATTCCCAACCGCAACCGCAACAACAAGCCCTTGTTCTTACCTCATgcttccaattccaattccaattccaattccaattcttgGGATAAACTTTCCACCTCCTTCACCCGTACTACCCAACTATTTCGTTCCGAGTTTAATCGCCTTAGCTTTGAGTTTCTCAATTGGAATAAATGGGATAACTGGAAG GACATACATACCTGGGAACCTAAACGACTTGCCGCCTTGCTCCTCTATATATTTGCTATTTTACTTTCTTTTCATAAACTTTATTATGCCGCTTTTCAAGCTCCTCGAATTGCACAAGACCGAAAACAGCTAACCGATGCGTATATGGAAGCCTTGATTCCTCTTCCCACACCACACAATCTCACCAA GGTAAAGAAGGGCATGTGGAGAAAGACCATGCCTAAAGGACTGAAAATGAAGAAATTTATCCAAGGACCAAATGGCACTATGATTCATGACACTTTTTATGTTGGTGAAGATGCATGGAATGATGACACGGAACGCCCACTGGAAAACATCAAAGGAATTATCAGTGGCAATTCAAGTTTGAGTGAACAAGACAAGAAGGCTGTGGAAACGGAGATTGGGGTTTCAG CTCAAGAGCAGGAGCTTCATGGATCATGGCGTGAAAGGCTCCATGCATGGGCACAAATTCTGGAAAAGGAGAAGTTGCGTGAGCAGATGAGCTCCTTGAACGCTAAATATGCGGTCGAATTTGACATGAAAGAAGTTGAGAACAGTCTCCGGAAAGATGTGGAGGAAAAGGCAAGAGATGCACAAGGAGCAAGGGCTTTGTGGATCTCGAAACGTTGGTGGCGCTACAGGCCTAAACTGCCATACACCTACTTTCTCCAAAAACTTGATACCTCAGAG GTTGCAGCTATCGTCTTTACTGAAGATCTGAAGAGGTTGTATGTGACTATGAAGGAAGGTTTTCCTCTGGAATATGTT GTTGATATTCCGCTTGATCCATACTTGTTCGAGACAATTTCTAATTCTGGCGTTGAAGTGGATCTTCTTCAAAAACGACAAATCCATTATTTTATGAAAGTTTTGATTGCCTTACTACCGGGAATTCTTATTCTGTGGTTTATGAGGGAGTCCTTGATGCTTCTGCATATTACGTCCAGCCGTTTTCTGTATAAGAAGTATAACCAACTCTTTGACATGGCATATtcagagaacttcattttg CCTGTTGGGGAAGACGTTGAAACAAAGTCAATGTACAAAGAAGTAATACTAGGTGGCGATGTTTGGGATCTTCTGGATGAAATAATGATTTACATTAGTAACCCCATGCAGTTTTATGAAAAAAGGGTGCAATTTGTGAGG GGTGTTCTTCTATCAGGACCCCCAGGCACTGGTAAAACACTGTTTGCCAGAACACTAGCAAAGGAAAGTGGTTTGCCATTTGTGTTTGCGTCTGGTGCTGAGTTTACTGATAGTGAGAGAAGTGGCGCTGCAAAGATCAATGAATTGTTCTCGGCTGCGCGCAGAAAT GCTCCGTCCTTTGTTTTTATAGACGAAATCGACGCGATTGCAGGAAGGCATGCTAAAAATGATCCACGAAGAAGAGCAACATATGAGGCATTGATTTCTCAGTTGGATGGGGA gaAAGTAAAGACTGGTGTTGATCGATTCTCACTTAGACAAGCAGTGATTTTTATCTGTGCAACTAATAGACCAGATGAATTAGATGTAGAATTTGTTCAAGCTGGACGTATAGATCGCCGTTTGCACATCGGATTGCCTGATGCAAAGCAGCGGGTGCAGATATTTGGGGTGCACAGCGCAGGGAAGCAGCTTGCTGAGGATGTTGACTTTGGGAAG CTTGTCTTCCGCACTGTTGGTTATTCTGGAGCAGATATCCGCAATCTTGTTAATGAAGCAGGAATCATGTCT GTAAGGAAAGGGCATCCTAAAATTTCTCATCAAGACATTATTGACGTCTTAGACAAGCAATTGCTCGAGGGTATGGGTGTACTGCTAACGGAGGAGGAGCAACAAAAATGTGAACAAAGT GTCTCACTTGAAAAGAAGAGATTGCTAGCTGTTCATGAAGCTGGTCATATTGTGTTAGCTCATTTGTTTCCAAAATTTGATTGGCATGCATTTTCTCAACTTCTGCCTGGAGGCAAG GAAACAGCTATTTCTGTCTTCTACCCAAGGGAAGACATGGTTGACCAAGGGTATACAACTTTTGGTTATTTGATGATGCAAATGGTTGTAGCACATGGGGGTCGTTGTGCAGAACGTATTGTTTTTGGCGACGATGTTACTGATGGAGGAAAAGACGACCTGGAAAAGATCACCAAG ATTGCCAGAGAGATGGTCATCAGCCCAAGAAATGCCAAGTTAGGACTTATAGAATTGACTAGAAAGATAGGGATGCAGGATCGGCCCGATAATCCTGATGGAGAATTGATAAATTACAGG TGGGACGACCCACATGTTATTCCTGCTGAAATGACGCTGGAAGTATCCGAACTATTCACCCGAGAATTAACAAGG TTCATTGAAGAAACAGAAGAATTGGCTACAAAAGCATTGGAGGAAAATAAGCATATTCTTGACGTGGTTTCCACTGAGCTGCTGGAAAAATCCAGGATCACAGGACTG GATGTTAAGGACAAAATTCAGACTCTCTCGCCAATAATGTTTGAAGATTTCATACAGCCATTCCAAATAGATCTAGATAAG GAAGATCCATTGCCTCACAATGACAAGCTACGATATCAACCACTAGACATATATCCTGCTCCACTTCACAGATGTTAG